The genomic DNA CAAAGGTGCAATCAAGACCAATCTCGCCCGGTTGTGGGTTGAGCAGTTCAAGAGTCTCATTGAGTAAGACGGGTTTGTGGGCTGGTTCATTCATAGCGCGATACGCACGAGCAGGGCGCAAGATTCTGTCTTTATCAATCTCTGCCCTAATCAGGATAGTCTCAGGAGTGGCTTTGTTTCAGAGCCCAAGGAGCATGCGCTCTGGGTTCTCAATGCAGTTCTTGATATGGATCAGGAAGCCGACGGCTTCAGCGCCATCGATCATGCGATGGTCGTAGCTCAGCGCCACATACATCATTGGTTTGAGTGCCACACCACTATCAGCCGTCGTGTCCTCTACAGGCCGCTTCATAATTTTATGTAAGCCAAGGATGCCTGACTGTGGTGGATTGAGTATCGGTGTTGACATCAATGATCCGTAGACGCCACCGTTGGAAATGGTGAAAGTGCCACCGGTCATATCTTCAACGGTGAGCTTACCTTCGCGAGCTCGAGCAGCCATGTTTGCAATGGACATTTCCAGTTCTGCGAAATCCATGGTCTCTGCATTACGAATGATCGGGACCACAAGTCCTTTGTCAGTGCCTACTGCAACAGAAAGGTCAGCGTAGTCGTGATATTCAATCTCCTGGCCAACGATGTATGCGTTGACCCGGGGATAAGCCTGAAGTGCGGAGACGCAGGCCTTGCAGAAGAATGACATGAACCCCAGTTTGACGCCATATCGTTCTATGAAGCTGTCTTTGTGCTCACTTCGAAGCCGCATCACCTGGCTCATATCAATCTCATTGAAGGTCGTGAGCATGGCCGTTGTCTGTTGGGCAGACACGAGGCGCTCAGCAACGCGCTGACGGAGTTTGCTCATCCGTTCCCGTCGAGCGCCACGCGTGGCATTGGCCACTAATGGGGCGTCTGAAGCGGGTGCTTGTTGCGGCACGGGTTGGACTGGTGCTGCTACCACAGGTGGCTGTCGAGTTTCTGCAGCCATCACATCTGCCTTGGTAATTCGTCCCGAGGGGCCTGTGCCATGTACTTCAGCGAGTGATACACCGGAAGCTTCGGCAACTTTTCGAGCCAAAGGCGTGGGGACAGGATCAGTACGTCGAGCGAAGGTCGCTTCCGCTGGCTGAGCAGCTGGTGGTGCTGCCGCTGGCTGAGCAGGTGGTGCCGGGACAGCAGCGGTTGCTTGCTCAACAACAGCTGCAGGCTCTGAAGTTGGCGCTACCGTTGGCGGAAGTTCTTCAACTGGGGGCGTGGCGGTCGGTTGGGCTGCGGAATCAATCGAGCCAATGGTGTCACCGACTTTCATCTCCGTGCCCTCTGGCACCGAGATGGACAATTGCCCGCTACTGGCCGCAGGTAGTTCTTGTGTTACTTTATCTGACTCAATTTCAACAAGCATTTCATCTTGTTGTACGAAGTCACCATTGCTCTTTAGCCAACGTCCGACAGTGACTTCAACAATTGACTCACCAAGACTTGGAATGACAATGTTGTTGGCCATAGGTGGTTACCCGAATTACGAACTTGGTTTCTTATTAGGGAGCGTTATTGTAACTAATCTCACAAAGGACTAACGGGACTTGCCACGGCGGCCAGCTGTCTTCTTTCTGGATTGGGTCGTCTTCTTTCTCGACCCGGTGGTTTTCTTCATCTTCTTCTTAGAACTTGTGGTTCCAGTGGCTTTTGAGCTTGCCGATACCGCCTGGCATTTCGGCGCTTGTTGACGCCGTGTATCAATAATCAGGTGATATGGATCTTCATCGCCAAATCGCCCTGCATTGGCTTTTTGGTCGCTTTTGGGGATGCCTACAGCCGCATTCTTAATGCGCTGCTGGCCAGCCATGTGCATCTTGTTTGATCCCGCAGCCGGTGAGGCATTGGCTTCCCGGCCGATGTAGTCAAGCATGACTCCGAAGTGGTGTCGGAATATATCTTGAATGAACTGCCAGGCACCCATGTTTCTTGGTTCTTCTTGAACCCAAATGATTTCTTCAGCATTCTTGTACTTTTTGAAAATCACTTCAAAGTCTGGGTCATGTATTGGATAGAGCTGCTCCACCCGCACGATGGCGATGTCATTGGGCTCTGCCTTGGTCATCTGGTCGACCAGGTCGTAGTACACCTTGCCCGTGCAGAATAGAAGGCGTTTGATGCGTTCAGGATTCTTCGCAATTGGGCAGTCAATCACACGTTTGAAAGTGCCCTCAATGAGATCGCTATAACGGCTGGTTGCCTGTGGATTACGCAGCAAGCTCTTTGGTGTCATGACCACCAGCGGCTTGCGGAACGCTCGCTCCATTTGTCTTTGCAGCATATGAAAAACTTGTGCGGGTGTCGTGGGATTACAAACGACTTGGTTGTTATGCGCACAAAGCGTCAGGTAGCGTTCGAGACGAGCTGAAGAGTGCTCTGGCCCCATGCCCTCATATCCATGTGGCAAGAAGAGCGTTAAGCCTGAGGATCGTTTCCACTTAATCTCTGCAGATGCCACGAACTGATCGAGTAGTACCTGGGCACTATTCGCAAAGTCGCCGAACTGAGCTTCCCAGATCACCAGCATGCGGGGGTCGCCCAATGAATAGCCATATTCGAAGCCAACACAAGCAGCTTCTGAAAGTGGGCTGTTATATAAGCACACTTTTGCTTGATCATCAGCAATGTGATTGAGCGGAATATATGGCTCGTTTGTCACTTGATCGAAGATGACCGCATGGCGATGACTAAAGGTGCCCCGTTCGGAATCCTGGCCGGTGAGCCGAACCGCATGGCCATGTAGGAGCAGGATGCCGTAGCTCAACATCTCGCCGAGCCCCCAGTCAATGGGCTCATCTTCTGCAACAGCCTGGCCGCGGTAGCTCAGTAGTCTTTTGAGCTTTCGGTGTGGGGTAAACCCCTCAGGAACAGTGCAAAGTGCTTTTGAGACCAGCTTCAGTTCTTCTAGGGTCGCTGCTGTTTTGACAGCATCTTCTGTGTACTCTTGACTGAGCCCACGCCAGACATTTCGGAAAGCCTCGACCGGGGATGGCACAGGCTTGGTCTTTACGACTTGTTGTGATGCGTCCAGTGCGTTGTGGATCTCTTGATCCATCGCTTCAAGTTGAGGCTGGGAAATGACTTCTTGTTCAAGAAGAAATTGTTCGTATTGCTTGAGCACCGTTGGCTGATTATTGATTGCGGTATAGAGCGCTGGTTGGGTGAATGTTGGTTCGTCTGACTCGTTGTGTCCATGGCGGCGATAGCCCCATAAGTCAATGACGACATCGCGATTGAAAGTTTGTCGGTACTCAAGAGCAAGCAAGGCAACAAACGAGCATGCCTCAGGATCATCGCCGTTGACATGAAAAATTGGCGCATCAATCGTCTTTGCAAGATCAGTGCAATAGTGCCCACTAAAACCATCATGTGGATTGGTTGTAAAGCCAATTTGGTTATTGACCACGATGTGGATCGTGCCGCCAACCGTATAGCCATCGAGTTGTGAGAGGTTGAGCATCTCTGCAACAATCCCTTGGCCAGGGAATGAAGCATCTCCATGAATCAAAAGAGGGACGCACTTTGAACGCGATTCATCACTTCTGAGTCGTTGTTTTGCACGAGCGCGGCCAAGCACAACCGAGTGTCCATACTCAAGGTGGCTTGGGTTAGAGGCGAGCGTCAGGTGAATAGGCTTGCCGCCAATTGTTTCAAAGTCCGCGCTATATCCACGGTGATATTTTACGTCGCCGCCGCCCTCTGTGAAGTCTTCAAGCAGTGACTCTTCGAACTCAGTAAAGAGCTCGTCATAGGTCTTATGAAGCACGTTAACAAGCACATTGAGTCGGCCACGATGGGCCATGCCCAATGAGAGCTCCTCAACGCCACCATCAGCGGCGGTTTCAACAATCTCGTTGAGCATCGGTATGAGTGACTCACACCCTTCGAGTCCAAATCGCTTTTGGCCGACGTATCGTGTGTGTAAAAATGCTTCGAGGCTGGTGGCTTTGTTAAGGTTTCGCAACATTCGGATGC from Phycisphaerales bacterium includes the following:
- the odhB gene encoding 2-oxoglutarate dehydrogenase complex dihydrolipoyllysine-residue succinyltransferase, producing MANNIVIPSLGESIVEVTVGRWLKSNGDFVQQDEMLVEIESDKVTQELPAASSGQLSISVPEGTEMKVGDTIGSIDSAAQPTATPPVEELPPTVAPTSEPAAVVEQATAAVPAPPAQPAAAPPAAQPAEATFARRTDPVPTPLARKVAEASGVSLAEVHGTGPSGRITKADVMAAETRQPPVVAAPVQPVPQQAPASDAPLVANATRGARRERMSKLRQRVAERLVSAQQTTAMLTTFNEIDMSQVMRLRSEHKDSFIERYGVKLGFMSFFCKACVSALQAYPRVNAYIVGQEIEYHDYADLSVAVGTDKGLVVPIIRNAETMDFAELEMSIANMAARAREGKLTVEDMTGGTFTISNGGVYGSLMSTPILNPPQSGILGLHKIMKRPVEDTTADSGVALKPMMYVALSYDHRMIDGAEAVGFLIHIKNCIENPERMLLGL
- a CDS encoding 2-oxoglutarate dehydrogenase E1 component, encoding MTLILTHEWLQCDPHKWYRSPKVLPSIDELSKTTFDNTKQIKDTVDQIPDTPNESSTAAPLDRSINGWNAEYLDAMYNRWSMDPASVETPWQRFFEGFDLGTRVAENETNEDNASLSNTEVLPTSTPSSSTEDQAGQHLWAQNRVFGLVHRYRTLGHRAAQLDPLGRRPQNTEGLSLESVGLSDANLDEKFDSQGLPLPDQTPLRDIVDLLSRTYCGHIGTEYMHIQDIQQRRWVQEHLESIGGKPIFPTEQRIRMLRNLNKATSLEAFLHTRYVGQKRFGLEGCESLIPMLNEIVETAADGGVEELSLGMAHRGRLNVLVNVLHKTYDELFTEFEESLLEDFTEGGGDVKYHRGYSADFETIGGKPIHLTLASNPSHLEYGHSVVLGRARAKQRLRSDESRSKCVPLLIHGDASFPGQGIVAEMLNLSQLDGYTVGGTIHIVVNNQIGFTTNPHDGFSGHYCTDLAKTIDAPIFHVNGDDPEACSFVALLALEYRQTFNRDVVIDLWGYRRHGHNESDEPTFTQPALYTAINNQPTVLKQYEQFLLEQEVISQPQLEAMDQEIHNALDASQQVVKTKPVPSPVEAFRNVWRGLSQEYTEDAVKTAATLEELKLVSKALCTVPEGFTPHRKLKRLLSYRGQAVAEDEPIDWGLGEMLSYGILLLHGHAVRLTGQDSERGTFSHRHAVIFDQVTNEPYIPLNHIADDQAKVCLYNSPLSEAACVGFEYGYSLGDPRMLVIWEAQFGDFANSAQVLLDQFVASAEIKWKRSSGLTLFLPHGYEGMGPEHSSARLERYLTLCAHNNQVVCNPTTPAQVFHMLQRQMERAFRKPLVVMTPKSLLRNPQATSRYSDLIEGTFKRVIDCPIAKNPERIKRLLFCTGKVYYDLVDQMTKAEPNDIAIVRVEQLYPIHDPDFEVIFKKYKNAEEIIWVQEEPRNMGAWQFIQDIFRHHFGVMLDYIGREANASPAAGSNKMHMAGQQRIKNAAVGIPKSDQKANAGRFGDEDPYHLIIDTRRQQAPKCQAVSASSKATGTTSSKKKMKKTTGSRKKTTQSRKKTAGRRGKSR